The Falco naumanni isolate bFalNau1 chromosome 1, bFalNau1.pat, whole genome shotgun sequence genome window below encodes:
- the TRIM37 gene encoding E3 ubiquitin-protein ligase TRIM37 isoform X5, whose protein sequence is MDEQSVESIAEVFRCFICMEKLRDARLCPHCSKLCCFSCIRRWLTEQRAQCPHCRAPLQLRELVNCRWAEEVTQQLDTLQLCNLTKHEENEKDKCENHHEKLSVFCWTCKKCICHQCALWGGMHGGHTFKPLAEIYEQHVTKVNEEVAKLRRRLMELISLVQEVERNVEAVRSAKDERVREIRNAVEMMIARLDTQLKNKLITLMGQKTSLTQETELLESLLQEVEHQLRSCSKSELISKSSEILMMFQQVHRKPMASFVTTPVPPDFTSELVPAYDSTTFVLENFSTLRQRADPVYSPPLQVSGLCWRLKVYPDGNGVVRGYYLSVFLELSAGLPETSKYEYRVEMVHQSTNDPTKNIIREFASDFEVGECWGYNRFFRLDLLANEGYLNRQNDTVILRFQVRSPTFFQKCRDQHWYIAQLEAAQTSYIQQINNLKERLAIELSRTQKSRGISPPDTHLSPQNDDGPETRSKKSGQSTEVLLESVATPGLVRDSKEEEEEKIQHEDFNHELSDGDLDIDLAGEDEVNHLDGSSSSASSTATSNTEENDIDEETMSGENDVEYSSNMELEEGDLMEDAAAAATPGASGTSHGYTSASGRPSRRGGSALGSTSSSSLLDIDPLILIHLLDLKDRNGMENLWGLQPRPPASLLQNRASSYSLKDRDQRRHQAMWRVPPDLKMLKRLKTQMAEVRSKMSDVKNQLSEVRSSNAGSCDGQPSFFSIEQGALAACGTDSCSKLQEIGMELLTKSSVTSCYIRNSSSKKSNSPKPLRSGAAGSLSLRRAMDLGDSGLRLKGDSQTAEGGIGSSKLSSRHHSARPLANSGASEALPKPEERPCETSDSDAGVSGLNGLAAVEKTRKVSALGSNSKGCRTEGAQSGGLENSSETGDVQGMLSEGASAGPEEAGVCQKRVLNLLPGMSSDSDIECDTENEEQEDATSASEGFSHAFSAQSSGEGRIDASERCSAFPEGDQGCADDLSFVAGEDGTRRLTGDR, encoded by the exons AGCATTGCTGAAGTATTCCGATGTTTTATTTGTATGGAGAAATTGCGTGATGCACGTCTGTGTCCTCATTGCTCCAAGCTGTGCTGTTTCAGTTGTATTCGG CGTTGGCTGACTGAACAAAGAGCTCAGTGCCCTCATTGTAG AGCGCCACTGCAGCTACGAGAGCTCGTAAACTGTCGTTGGGCAGAAGAGGTCACGCAGCAGCTTGATACACTTCAACTGTGCAATCTCAcaaagcatgaagaaaatgaaaaagacaa GTGTGAAAATCATCATGAAAAGCTTAGTGTTTTCTGCTGGACCTGTAAGAAGTGTATCTGCCACCAGTGCGCGCTTTGGGGAGGGATG catGGAGGACATACTTTTAAGCCACTGGCAGAAATCTATGAGCAACATGTCACAAAAGTAAACGAAGAAGTGGCAAAGCTGAGGCGAAGACTCATGGAATTGATCAGTTTGGTGCAAGAAGTG GAGAGGAATGTGGAGGCAGTGCGTAGTGCGAAGGATGAGCGAGTTCGGGAAATCAGGAATGCAGTGGAGATGATGATTGCCCGGTTAGACACTCAGCTGAAGAATAAGCTTATAACGTTAATGG gtCAAAAGACATCACTTACTCAAGAAACTGAGCTTCTGGAATCCCTGCTTCAAGAAGTAGAACATCAG TTAAGATCATGCAGTAAGAGTGAGTTGATATCCAAAAGTTCAGAGATCCTGATGATGTTCCAGCAGGTTCATCGGAAGCCTATGGCCTCGTTTGTCACTACTCCTGTCCCCCCAGACTTCACAAG TGAATTGGTTCCAGCCTATGACTCAACTACGTTTGTCTTGGAAAACTTCAG TACATTGCGTCAGCGAGCAGATCCTGTTTACAGTCCACCTCTTCAAGTGTCAGGACTTTGCTGGAGATTAAAAGTTTATCCA GATGGAAATGGAGTGGTACGGGGCTACTACCTGTCTGTGTTCTTGGAGCTGTCCGCTGGGTTGCCAGAGACATCCAA GTATGAGTACCGTGTAGAAATGGTTCACCAGTCCACCAACGATCCCACGAAAAACATAATTCGAGAGTTTGCCTCCGATTTTGAAGTTGGAGAATGCTGGGGTTACAACAGATTCTTTCGTTTAGACTTGCTAGCCAATGAGGGCTACTTAAACAGGCAGAATGACACTGTGATCCTCAG GTTCCAGGTGCGCTCGCCAACCTTCTTCCAAAAGTGCCGAGACCAGCACTGGTACATTGCTCAATTGGAAGCAGCTCAGACAAGTTACATCCAACAAATAAATAACCTGAAAGAA AGGCTTGCGATTGAACTTTCACGGACTCAGAAATCACGAGGCATTTCACCTCCAGACACTCATCTTAGTCCCCAGAATGACGATGGTCCAGAAACAAGATCAAAGAAATCTGGACAAAGCACTGAAGTACTACTTGAGAGTGTTGCTACTCCAGGATTAGTGCGAGATagcaaggaagaggaggaagagaagatcCAGCATGAAGACTTCAAT cACGAGCTCTCTGATGGTGACTTGGATATAGatcttgctggagaagatgaggTGAACCACCTTGATGGTAGCAGCTCTTCAGCTAGTTCGACAGCAACTagtaacactgaagaaaatgataTTGATGAAGAAACTAT GTCTGGAGAAAATGATGTGGAATATAGCAGTAATatggagctggaggaaggagatctGATGGAggatgcagcagctgctgctactCCTGGAGCATCAG GTACTAGCCATGGCTACACCAGTGCAAGTGGAAGACCTTCAAGGCGAGGAGGAAGTGCCCTAGGCTCAACATCTAGTAGCAGTTTGCTAGATATAGATCCCTTAATTTTAATCCACTTGTTGGATCTAAAAGACAGAAATGGTATGGAAAACCTTTGGGGCCTGCAGCCACGTCCACCTGCCTCccttctgcagaacagag CATCATCCTATTCTCTAAAAGATCGAGATCAGCGGAGACACCAGGCAATGTGGCGCGTGCCACCTGACTTGAAGATGCTGAAAAGACTTAAAACACAGATGGCTGAAGTCCGAAGCAAAATGTCTGATGTCAAAAACCAGCTGTCAGAAGTGAGGAGCAGCAATGCTGGCTCATGCGATGGACAGCCCAGCTTCTTCTCCATTGAGCAAGGCGCTCTGGCTGCCTGCGGAACGGacagctgcagcaagctgcAAGAAATAGGAATGGAACTACTGACAAAATCTTCAGTTACCAGTTGTTACATAAGGAATT cttcAAGTAAGAAAAGTAACTCACCCAAACCTCTTCGctctggagcagcaggcagTCTGTCTTTACGAAGAGCTATGGACCTTGGGGACAGCGGTCTGCGTTTAAAGGGAGACAGTCAGACTGCTGAAG GTGGCATAGGGAGCTCAAAGCTGAGCAGTCGGCATCACTCTGCCAGGCCCCTGGCTAACAGCGGTGCTTCCGAGGCACTGCCGAAGCCAGAGGAAAGACCTTGTGAAACTTCAGATTCCGATGCGGGAGTTTCTGGCTTAAATGGCTTAGCTGCTGTAGAAAAGACCAGAAAAGTCAGTGCTCTAGG ATCAAATTCAAAAGGATGTCGTACAGAAGGAGCACAGTCAGGTGGTCtggaaaacagctctgaaacGGGTGACGTGCAGGGTATGCTTTCGGAAGGTGCTTCTGCAGGGCCGGAGGAAG ctggggTATGTCAGAAGCGTGTCCTTAATCTCCTACCAGGCATGAGCAGTGACAGTGACATTGAATGTGACACAGAGAACGAAGAGCAGGAAGATGCCACCTCTGCCTCGGAGGGGTTTAGCCACGCCTTCTCTGCCCAGTCCTCGGGCGAAGGTAGAATTGATG CCTCGGAGCGGTGCTCTGCGTTCCCGGAGGGTGATCAAGGCTGCGCTGACGATCTCAGCTTTGTGGCTGGAGAAGACGGCACCAG GAGACTGACAGGGGACAGGTGA